The region CCGCGCCGCTTCCCCCTCTTCGCCGGGAGGTTTTCCATCCAAAACGAAGGGATGATCTCCTCGCCATTCCCGCTTTCGCGGGATGACACGAGCCTTAGGCTCATTGGCGGGGTCGGCATGGTGCCGCCCCATGAGTAAGTATGAGGAGATCATCCAATGAAAAGTATATTCCAACGCGCGAATCCCGCAATCCTCGAATTGTTCGAAAAGGCGGGCAGTCCCGAGAAGGTGCTGTGCGTCCCGATCGACTACGCCAAGCGGGAGCATACGGCGCTGGCGTGCAACGGGGCGGGGCACCAGCTCCGGAAACCGTTCACCCTGCACAACAACCCGGCGGGGGTGGATTTCCTGGAGAAGGCGGTGGCGGGGCTGTGCCGGAAGCACGCCATCCGCCGGGAACACGTGTTCTTCGGCGGGGAGGACGGCGCGTCCTTCACGTTCAACTTCGCCCATGCCCTGGTGCAGAAGGGCTGGCTGGGGATCGGCATCCACGCCCGGGATGCGGCCCGGGAGCGCCAGAACCTGGTGGCCAGCACGGACCAGCTCGACCTGCTGGGGATCGCGGCGGTGCTGATCAACAAGAAGTGGGGCCGGACGCTCGCGGCGGAGTGCTCGCCGGCGCGGGTGCTGCGCAACCTGGTGCACCACCGCGCCTCGCTGGTGCGGGCGCGCTCGGCGAGCGCGCAGCGTCTTCATCACCTGGCCGACCAGTTGCTGCCGGGGTTCCTCGACGAGAAGCAAAGCGGCCTGACGCCGTTCACGAAGCCCTCGCTGTGGGTGATGAGCCGCGGCCTGGCCCCGCGCCGGATCCTGGCGCGCAGGCTGGAATCGCTCGCGGCGGGGCTGGAGCGGTTCATGGTGCGCCAGCCGGCGGAGAAGGCGCGCAAGTTGAAGGAGCTGGCCCGCGCGGTCCTGCCGCCGCCGG is a window of Deltaproteobacteria bacterium DNA encoding:
- a CDS encoding IS110 family transposase encodes the protein MKSIFQRANPAILELFEKAGSPEKVLCVPIDYAKREHTALACNGAGHQLRKPFTLHNNPAGVDFLEKAVAGLCRKHAIRREHVFFGGEDGASFTFNFAHALVQKGWLGIGIHARDAARERQNLVASTDQLDLLGIAAVLINKKWGRTLAAECSPARVLRNLVHHRASLVRARSASAQRLHHLADQLLPGFLDEKQSGLTPFTKPSLWVMSRGLAPRRILARRLESLAAGLERFMVRQPAEKARKLKELARAVLPPPAALCDTLQANLDHETSVYAHLDACIHAAEQDIARRLATTPGAMLTTVPGIALTLASALFVEIGDPARDRGLGRLVSYAGLVARLKQSGGPDQEARTHGRSRQACVPLKRCVMDIALKMGQYGHPELKADFERRVNAHQDPRLTLGRRMLRICRHLVRHQDFFLPPSVRAAADPDVRRQYVVRAWDKMLIKWRDAGAIREAFADGAPLEGWRTALNELYGLNLSKTSPYTGRTEIP